caggcttctaaaaagagcattaatctgccggaacttcccacgtggaatccaaactggcgtgttatgtaggacgtagagtattttgggcatcagaaccattttaataagattaaccctacccaccaccgataggtgtaatttattccacgcatctacttttgccttaaggacgcccatgagaggagtcaaattcctatacgtGCTTTTTCTTTTTAAGTCTCCGTCGCTGTGTGCTCTTTTCTGGCTCCGCCCACCCTCCTGGGTTCAAGGGCTGGTTCGACTCCCTCAGGCTTCCCCCCATCAAATGGGGAAGGTTCGGCTCTCTTAAGCCTTCCCCCAGAAACAGGGGATGCAGCCCCTTCAGGTCTGGAACCGGCAAGCAGGTACCCGCTGCCTCGTCGATCACCTTACAACTTCACTAGACTGATCAAGATTATGTCTGGACTTCACACCTTTTAGTGGCAATTCATTCTAAATTCAATATATCGCTTATTTTTTTAGCCTCCTCAACccagtttaacccctctgtgaccttagacgtactatcccgtcgaggtgccctgggcttatctgaccctggacgggatagtacgtcatagccgatcggccgcgctcacggggggagcacggccgatcgcggccgggtgtcagctgcttatcgcagctgacatccggcactatgtgccaggagcggtcacggaccgcccccggcacattaacccctggcacaccgcgatcaaagatgatcgcgatgtgccggcggtgcagggaagcaccgcgcagggagggggctccctgcgggcttccctgagccccccgcagcaacgcgatgtgatcgcgttgctgcgagggtctcacctccctccctgctccctccagccccggatccaagatggccgcggatccgggtcctgcagggagggaggtggcttcacagagcaggcactgtgaaggctgcagcgctgcatgtcagatcagtgatctgacagagtgctgtgcaaactgtcagatcactgatctgtgatgtccccccctgggacaaagtaaaaaagtaaaaaaaaaattttccaaatgtgtaaaaaaaataaaaaaaaatattccaaaataatgaaaaaaaaaaaaaaaatattattcccataaatacatttcttcatctaaataaaaaaaaaaccaataaaagtacacatatttagtatcgccgcgtccgtaacgacccgacctataaaactgtcccactagttaaccccttcagtaaacaccgtaagaaaaaaaaaaaaaaacgaggcaaaaaacaacgctttattatcataccgccgaacaaaaagtggaataacacacatcaaaaggacagatataaataaccatggtaccgctgaaagcgtcatattgtcccgcaaaaaaagagccgccatacagcatcatcagcaaaaaaataaaaaagttatagtcctgagaataaagcgatgcaaaaataattattttttctgtaaaatagtttttatcgtataaaagcgccaaaccataaaaaaatgatataaatgaggtatcgctgtaatcgtactgacccgaagaataaaactgatttatcaattttaccaaacgcggaacggtataaacgcctcccccaatagaaattcatgaatagctggcttttggtcattcttcctcacaaaaatcggaataaaaagcgatcaaaaaatgtcacgtgcccaaaaatgttttcaataaaaacgtcaactcgtcccgcaaaaaacaagacctcacatgactctgtggaccaaaatatggaaaaattatagctctcaaaatgtggtattgcaaaaaatattttttgcaataaaaagggtctttcagtgtgtgacggctgccaatcataaaaatccgctaaaaaactcgctataaaagtaaatcaaaccccccttcatcacccccttagttagggaaaaatacaaaaaaagtatttatttccattttcccattagggctagggttagggctagggttagggctagggctagggttagggctagggttagggctagggttagggctagggctagggttagggctagggttagggctagggctagggttagggttagggctagggctagggctagggttagggctagggttagggctagggttagggttagggttagggctagggttagggctagggttagggctaaggttagggctagggttagggctagggttagggctagggttagggctagggttagggttagggttggggctacagttagggttggggctaaagttagggttagggtttagattacatttacagttgggaatagggttgggattagggttaggggtgtgtcagggttagaggtgtggttagggttaccgttggaattagggttaggggtgtgtttagattagggtttcaggtataattggggggtttccactgtttcggcacatcaggggccctccaaacacgacatggcgtccgatctcaattccagccaattctgcgttgaaaaagtaaaacagtgcttcttcccttccgagctctcccgtgtgcccaaacaggggtttaccccaacatatggggtatcagcgtactcaggacaaattggaaaacaacttttgtggaccaatttctcctgttacccttgggaaaatacaaaactgggggctaaaaaataatttttgtgggaaaacaaaaagattttttattttcacggctctgctttataaactgtagtgaaacacttgggggttcaaagttctcacaacacatctagataagttcattgaggggtctagtttccaatatggggtcacttgtggggggtttctactgtttaggtacattaggggctctgcaaacgcaatgtgacgcctgcagaccaatccatctaagtctgcattccaaatgatgctccttcccttccgagccctcccatgcgcccaaacggtggttcccccccacatatcgggtatcagcgtactcaggacaaattggacaacaacatttagggtccaatttctcctgctaaccttggaaaaatacaaaactgggggctaaaatataatttttgtggaaaaaaaaatattttttatttgcatggctctgcgttataaactgtattgaaatacttgggggttcaaagctctcacaacacatcaagatgagttccttagggggtctactttccaaaatggtgtcacttgtggggggtttctactgtttaggtacattaggggctctgcaaacgcaatgtgacgcctgcagaccattccatctaagtctgcattccaaatggcgctccttcccttccgagccctcccatgcgcccaaacggtggttcccccccaacatatggggtatcagcgtactcaggacaaattggacaacaacttttggggtccaatttctcctgttaccctagggaaaatacaaaactgggggctaaaaaataatttttgtgggaaaaaaattttgttttatttttatggctctgcattataaacttctgtgaagcccttggtgggtcaaagtgctcaccacacatccagataagttccttagggggtctactttccaaaatggtgtcacttgtggggggtttcaatgtttaggcacatccgtggctctccaaacgcaacatggcgtcccatctcaattcctgtcaattttgcattgaaaagtcaaacggcgctccttcccttccgagctctcccatgcgcccaaacagtggtttactgccacatatggggtatcagcgtactcgggacaaattggacaacaacttttgaggtccaatttcttctcttacccttggaaaaataaaaaattgggggcaaaaatataatttttgtgaaaaaatatgattttttatttttacggttctgcattataaacttctgtgaagcacttggtgggtcaaagtgctcaccacacctctagataagttccttagggggtctactttccaaaatggtgtcacttgtggggggtttcaatgtttaggcacatcagtggctctccaaacgcaacatggcgtcccatctcaatttctgtcaattttgcattgaaaagtcaaactgcgctccttcccttccgagctctcccatgcgcccaaacagtggtttactgccacatatggggtatcagcgtactcaggacaaattggacaacaacttttgaggtccaatttcttctcttacccttggaaaaataaaaaattgggggcaaaaatataatttttgtgaaaaaatatgattttttatttttacggttctgcattataaacttctgtgaagcacttggtgggtcaaagtgctcaccacacatccagataagttccttagggggtctactttccaaaatggtgtcacttgtggggggtttcaatgtttaggcacatcagtggctctccaaacgcaacatggcgtcccatctcaattcctgtcaattttgcattgaaaagtcaaatagcactccttcccttccgagctctcccatgcgcccaaacagtggtttactgccacatatggggtatcagcgtactcaggacaaattggacaacaactttttgggtccaatttctcctgttacccttggtaaaataaaacaaattggagctgaagtaaattttttgtgtaaaaaagttaaatgttcatttttatttaaacattccaaaaattcctattaaacacctgaagggttaataaacttcttgaatgtggttttgagcaccttgaggggtgcagtttttagaatggtgtcacacttgggcattttctatcatatagacctttcaaaatgacttcaaatgagacgtggtccctaaaaaaaaatggtgttgtaaaaatgagaaattgctggtcaacttttaacccttataactccctaacaaaaaaaaaaattggttccaaaattatgctgatgtaaaggagacatgtgggaaatgttacttattaagtattttgtgtgacatatctctgtgatttaattgcataaaaattcaaagtttgaaaattgcgaaattttcaaaattttcgccaaatttccgtttttttcacaaataaacgcaggtactatcaaagaaattttaccactatcatgaagtacaatatgtcacgagaaaacaatgtcagaatcaccaggatccgttgaagcgtttcggagttataacctcataaagggacagtggtcagaattgtaaaaattggcctggtcattgacgtgcaaaccacccttgggggtaaaggggttaagatgaaAAAAGGACAGAATAAATCAATTATATCAATAAACCCCATAGCTGATCATTTATAGGAAACCTATCTGTCTAGCTGCGCCTCACCAACAACTTAGCGTGTCATATTGATGATGAAAGCCTCAGAGTTTGACAAGACCTGCTGTACATAATGTGAGATGCTACCGTCAGCATCTCAGTCTAGCAGGACTATCAAAGTTATGTATGTGTGATTTTGTATGCAATTCTAGTGGTTGATATCACCTATCCTTTTCCCAGAAATTATCTAGACATTCAGCTATGCTTAAGTTTGACCACCTTGACCTCGGACGTCCAGTTTTATGGAAATTTCTGTAAGCTGCTTTTTTGTGCTGAAATTGTTTCTGTAGTAAAAATGGTCAAGCAAAAGATGTGCTTAATGTTTAAAGCGTATGGTGCCACCATGGGGTACGTTTCAATGCCTGATTGGTGGATTTCAAAAAGGGCAATGGCAAGATCAAGATATGAACAGCCCTTTAGAGACATCTTAATAGATCAGCATGATTGAACATAAAAAACTTAGAAAGATTACTCACGACAAATGTGATATAACGCATTCTTTGTTAGAGATAGTAGTCATCAAATTGGAGAAATCTGGACCAGCCAGATTGTTCCTGGACAGATCTAGGTCTGTCACACTCTTGTTCTCAAGTAATATAGATGCTAATAAAGAACATGATTCTGATGTGAAGGAATTATTCCtcaaactgtgaaaaaaatataGAAATTGAATGTTATACATTATCTCTATATGTCACTGTGGCTTCTTCAAAGACCTCTTGGTCCAGCTTGTTGAAAAAATAAGCAAAACATGTTGAGAATATTCTTACCTTAATTTTTGTACTCTGCAGTCGTCTCGAGCTAGGATCTTGTGAAATGACAGCATATCATTGTCTTTCAAGTCATTGTTCGAAAGCCTAATCCAACAAAATGAGAAATTAACAGATTGTTTAATACAATTATACCCAAAATGTACAATTTGCTGTCTGATGTAAATGTAGTGTTATTTTTTATGTGTGAAGTAAATTTTGATTTCCTACCTGAGTTTTTGAACTTTGTGCAGAATTTCTCTGAGCCTCTCCAAGCCTTCACTTTGAATGAAGCATCTATCTATATTAAATAATTCAGTTTCTTTGCAGGATTCAAGGATAAAAGCCAAGACAGTGCAGTCCACAGGTGTCAGATGGAATTCCGAAAAGTCCAGCTGTCCATGAGATCCTATCGTGCTACAAACAAGATGTTTATTCCGGGACTCAAAAAGATAAGTTAGTAGGTTCATTTTCTCAGAAGGATCTGTTTCCGGCTTCCATTTTGTTTCAATTTCTTTCTTGATCCACCTAATGACATGCTCAGAACTGGAAGTTGTACTGCCTAGGTAAGATCTCAGAAAAGATCTAGTGGTACCATCAGAAAGGCCACAGAGAAATCGGATGAACATTTCACACCTGCCATCTTCAAATGATTTCATTCTACTAAGTGTCAATTCCATGTCCTTCTCGGAAAAGCTCAAGAAATGTAGTAAAGCTGAGAAGAATTCCTGTATGGTGAGATGTAGGAAAGAGTAAGTGTTTGTATGACTTTCTATTATAAAACTGGAAAGCAATTTTGATGTAATGTCCACTTGAAATGTTTCAAAGTCCCTGGCATCAAAAGAAAGAACGTGATTCATGACTCCATGTTGTGCCATCTTCCCAATGGAAATCATGAGCTCCACAGGATGTTCAGTATCTGGGGAGTGATTAGCGAGAATGTTGGCCACATAACACACAAAGAGTTGCGTCACTGTTTTCGGTGCATTTTCTTGACCATCCTTCATTTGTGTTGTAAACGACATGGATAATACTGTACAGATGATCCAACAGTATGATGGGATGTAGCAGAAGGTGTACAATGTGTCGTTCTGTCTCACATGTTGCAAAACCCTACTGGACAATTCCTTGTCTTTGAAAAATTGTTCAAAGTATGCCTGCCTTTCCTTGGGGAAGAATCCCATGATCTCAGAGACCCTTTGAAAAACACCAATATCAACAGAAGCCAGTTTGGTTGGTCGACTAGTCAACAGTATTGAAGACCCCCTGAGAAGACTTTGTCTCACCAAGCTAACCACAATGACACCAAGACTCTCCTCAATTTTGGAGTTGGAGCATAAATGTTGTGATGGAAAATCAATGTTGTGAACACTTTCATCTAGACCATCAAAGATGAAGAGCAGTTTTTCTGGATCCTGTAAGATGTTTTGACATTGACTCTGTAGATGAGGATATTGGTCAAGGATCATGTCTTCCAAACTGATCCTATCATATCTGTTTAGTTCACGGAATTTAAAGAAGAAAATGAAATTAAATCTCTGGTAATGTTTCTTGGTAACCCAGTCATAGACAAACTTTTGCATTAGCGTGGTCTTTCCAACTCCAGGTACACCACTCACCATGACTGCATGTGGTGTACACCCAGAACGGTGACACCAACGGAACAGCCTGTTGGGCGAGATACGCTCTAAAGTGCTTTGTGCTTTTCTTAAATAATGCTCATGTTTTCCCCCAGTTTCTATTATCTCATGTTGAGTGCGATTCCTGAACTGCTGAGTAGAGACAACAATTAGATCCAGGTAGCAAGTAGAAATGCTACCGCTTTGTTTCTGTTCCACAAGTCCCGGTGCGCTGTGTTCTTCTAAATTTTTTGTACTTTCTAGAAGATGTTTTTTATGAGTTTTATGAATACCTGCAAAAAAAGGATAATGGATATAATCAACCTAAAAATTCCAAAACTTTGTCAAATGAAAATAAATTGAGAAATATGCCTGATCCATATATAAATGTGGAGCCCAGATCATAGCTACAGTCTGGACCCAAGTACTTGACCCTGCAGAAAATATTGAAATTTTTACCTATGCACCTTAAAAGTCAGGTAGTCTAGTGAAGATTTTATGGAAAAAGACTTGCAGTTGTGAATGCAAAGCACACCCCTGTGCAGTTACATTCTCTCACCTTCTCTATTCACAAACACATGAAGCAGTCCAGACATTACCCAGGGAAGGACAGTGACCTCACTGACTATGAATGtgaaataaagattatatatacaGTATTCACCTCATACTTTAACCTGCAGGAAGATCttaactagtgataagcgaatatactcgttactcgagatttctcgagcatgctcgggggtcctcctagtattttttagtgctcggagatttcgtttttcttgccgcagctgaatgatttacatctgttagccagcataagtacatgtgggggtactTGCCTggtacatgtacttatgctggctaacagatgtaaatcattcagctgcggcaagaaaaactaaatctctgagcactaaaaaatactcggagcgt
This region of Ranitomeya imitator isolate aRanImi1 chromosome 1, aRanImi1.pri, whole genome shotgun sequence genomic DNA includes:
- the LOC138639702 gene encoding NACHT, LRR and PYD domains-containing protein 3-like isoform X1 translates to MEQNCLRVISDDDIKQFRQRLLQYDMSTLRILYEHFRSDLEYIVEILETRNLLNELSSRNVPMKMDYLLLEKELGSSAFSGMLICDIFDMGRDAVLALWESLFVLQNNCQHPNLIGVMTEITERGDTLVPQIILDENGHQLYQLSGIHKTHKKHLLESTKNLEEHSAPGLVEQKQSGSISTCYLDLIVVSTQQFRNRTQHEIIETGGKHEHYLRKAQSTLERISPNRLFRWCHRSGCTPHAVMVSGVPGVGKTTLMQKFVYDWVTKKHYQRFNFIFFFKFRELNRYDRISLEDMILDQYPHLQSQCQNILQDPEKLLFIFDGLDESVHNIDFPSQHLCSNSKIEESLGVIVVSLVRQSLLRGSSILLTSRPTKLASVDIGVFQRVSEIMGFFPKERQAYFEQFFKDKELSSRVLQHVRQNDTLYTFCYIPSYCWIICTVLSMSFTTQMKDGQENAPKTVTQLFVCYVANILANHSPDTEHPVELMISIGKMAQHGVMNHVLSFDARDFETFQVDITSKLLSSFIIESHTNTYSFLHLTIQEFFSALLHFLSFSEKDMELTLSRMKSFEDGRCEMFIRFLCGLSDGTTRSFLRSYLGSTTSSSEHVIRWIKKEIETKWKPETDPSEKMNLLTYLFESRNKHLVCSTIGSHGQLDFSEFHLTPVDCTVLAFILESCKETELFNIDRCFIQSEGLERLREILHKVQKLRLSNNDLKDNDMLSFHKILARDDCRVQKLSLRNNSFTSESCSLLASILLENKSVTDLDLSRNNLAGPDFSNLMTTISNKECVISHLSLQQIKLTDEYAPFLTSLLQNSNLTHLDLSHNYLTDVSAEIIQELILKSQNLKEIKIEVTELSKERENFLKQLEALKPGLRIYV
- the LOC138639702 gene encoding NACHT, LRR and PYD domains-containing protein 3-like isoform X2, whose protein sequence is MEQNCLRVISDDDIKQFRQRLLQYDMSTLRILYEHFRSDLEYIVEILETRNLLNELSSRNVPMKMDYLLLEKELGSSAFSGMLICDIFDMGRDAVLALWESLFVLQNNCQHPNLIGVMTEITERGDTLVPQIILDENGHQLYQLSGIHKTHKKHLLESTKNLEEHSAPGLVEQKQSGSISTCYLDLIVVSTQQFRNRTQHEIIETGGKHEHYLRKAQSTLERISPNRLFRWCHRSGCTPHAVMVSGVPGVGKTTLMQKFVYDWVTKKHYQRFNFIFFFKFRELNRYDRISLEDMILDQYPHLQSQCQNILQDPEKLLFIFDGLDESVHNIDFPSQHLCSNSKIEESLGVIVVSLVRQSLLRGSSILLTSRPTKLASVDIGVFQRVSEIMGFFPKERQAYFEQFFKDKELSSRVLQHVRQNDTLYTFCYIPSYCWIICTVLSMSFTTQMKDGQENAPKTVTQLFVCYVANILANHSPDTEHPVELMISIGKMAQHGVMNHVLSFDARDFETFQVDITSKLLSSFIIESHTNTYSFLHLTIQEFFSALLHFLSFSEKDMELTLSRMKSFEDGRCEMFIRFLCGLSDGTTRSFLRSYLGSTTSSSEHVIRWIKKEIETKWKPETDPSEKMNLLTYLFESRNKHLVCSTIGSHGQLDFSEFHLTPVDCTVLAFILESCKETELFNIDRCFIQSEGLERLREILHKVQKLRLSNNDLKDNDMLSFHKILARDDCRVQKLSLRNNSFTSESCSLLASILLENKSVTDLDLSRNNLAGPDFSNLMTTISNKECVISHLSIEVTELSKERENFLKQLEALKPGLRIYV